AGTAAGCTCAGATATATCTTCAAGCTTCCCGGATGGCCAACCGTTTTTGGGGTGTTTATAACTTCGCCAGCTGGGAATATTCGGACACTCTGCTTTCCAAATGCTATCAATTTCATTTACAGAAGTAATAAGTCCTTTTAAGGATGAATATTTTTTTGTTTTACTGTCAATAGCATTCATCATTTCTTTGTTCTGGTTTTCAGCGGAGAAATTCTTCCAATTGTTATTATGAACACCTAAGCTAAAAAATGCGGCTACTAATTTCGGATGGTATCCTTTATGGATCAGTTCATTGATCTCATTTTCGCGCCCGGGCTCCCATGTGAACAGTTCTATTCCTTTCTTTTTTGCTTTCCTGGCAGTAAAGCCACTTTCTCCTTTCTTTTCTATAGGATTATGTAACCACGTGATCAAATACCCTAATCTTCCCTCCAGCATGGCTGTAGTTGGATTGAATAGATCCCATATACTATCCATCATTGCTACTTGTGGGTGTTTGGGATCTTTACTGTGCGCTGCTCCAAAAACATAAACTGCTCCTCCGTTCGTACTATTTGTAATCTGGTATATGTAAGGTCTCGCATGTGTATTTATCAATCCACTAGTAGTATATTCTCTCAGTGTCATTACCGGCGGGTTCAATACAATTACCTTGTCAGGTATATATATTTTCGGTGGCAACCAAATCACACGGCACTGAACAAGTGTTAAAACGATGATGCTTAATGCAATAATTAGATAAGTGGTTTTTTTCATGATCAACCAGATTGTTCTTGACATAACAAAGTGCTTAAGAATGTGCGCACGATACTGTGATCATGCTATTTCTGGTTGAAGAAGGAGAAAGTATAAGGAAGGTATATATGCAATCTGGATTGAGTAATTAAATTCTATCAATAGCTTACTATCGTCGATAGATTGTAGCTTATTCAGTATCTTATCGCTTTATTTGTAGAATAAATTTTAGATGTACGATATCTGTTGCATAGGTCACCTCACACATGATAAGATCGTAACGCCTCATCATACGGTTCATATGGCGGGAGGTACTTCTTTTTATTTTTCGCATGCCATCAAAAAAATGCCTGTTCGCTATCATTTGGTAACATCTCTAGCAAAAACTGATATTGCATTTGCAGAGGATCTGATACAAGCAGGAATTGATACAACAGTTTTATCAAGTGAGCATACAGTATACTTTGAAAATATCTATCCTGATCAAAGTGATCATCGAGAACAAAAAGTATTGTTTACTGCCGATCCGTTTCAGTTTGCAGATATTGCAGCTCTTCAATCTTCAATATTTCATCTCGGACCATTGCTAGCAGAAGATATGTCCGCAGAACTGATACAAGCTCTTGCAGCAAAGAGTAGGGTCTCATTAGACGTTCAAGGCTACCTACGTAAAGTGATAGATCAGGAAGTGGTGGCTACAAGCTGGAGCCAGGCAAAGCAAGTACTACCCTATATCAGCATTTTAAAAGCCAATGAAACAGAAGCTGAAAAATTAACAGGCCTATCTGATCATTATGGAGCGGCAAAATATTTAGCAGATACAGGTGTTAAAGAAGTGATCATCACTTTAGGAAGTAAAGGGTCACTGATTTACGCAGAAGGAAATTTTTATGAAGTTCCTGCAATACAACCAAGCGCTGTGGTGGATGCAACAGGTTGTGGTGATACTTATATGGCGGGGTATTTGTACAAACGGTTTCAAAAAGCGAGCTATTATGAAGCAGGGATCTTTGGTGCAGCAATGGCATCTGTGAAAATAGCTGCTTCAGGTCCGTTTAATGGAACGGAAACAGCTATAACCGATTTACTGAACTCATGATCCATTCATCAGTTTTTCTACATCATACTATTTCGACACAGCATTCTACTCTGAGAAAGAAGTTAAGTTTGTAATTGAAAGAATCATTATGAATGTAGTTAAGAATATCTTGTTTGATCTCGGAGGAATTTTTTTAAATATCGATTATCAAAAAACGGAACAAGCTTTTGTTGATCTGGGCGTCAAAGAGTTCAATCAATTTTTTAGCCAACAATTTTCAAATACTTTGTTTGAATCTTTAGAAACGGGCAAGATCACGCCGGTTGATTTTTATGATGCATTCAGAAAGGAAACAAAGACGAGCTTATCTGATGAAGCTATTGAGAATGCATGGAATGCGATGTTGTTGGATTTTCCGAAAGAGCGTTTACAATGGTTGGAAGAGATTGGGCAACGATATCCAATATACCTGTTTTCAAATACTAATATTATTCATTATCAGTGCTTTATAGATAAATTTGAAAAGCAATTCCCACAGTCGTCTTTCAACGATTATTTCAGGAAAGCCTATTATTCTCATGAATTAGGGATGCGAAAACCTTACCCGGACTCGTATAGAAAGATCATGGAATTGGAAAATCTAGACCCCGCGGAGACATTATTTATAGACGATACTCCAAAAAACATCGAAGGGGCACAACAAGCCGGCTTACAAACCATTCTATTAAATAATGGTAGAACAGTGCTGGATTTGGGGTTTTAGGGGAGTTGATAGATGACAGACCATTAAAAGATCTATTGTCCTCTTTTCGTCGGACTTCATGTTGCGGTATGTAAACTTGTATTCTGGCTACTTGGATCTTGTATCTTCCTCACTCACTTAACTTCCTCAAAATCAATATAATCTTCATCTTTCTTAGGGGCTGAAGCTTGATTTGCAGCTTGCTGTTGGAATCTTTGTTGCTCTTCAAACTCCTTTCTGGCCGCTTCTTGTTGTTCCTGCATTTTTTTCACTTGTCCTTTCATCTGTGATGCCACTTTACTCACCGGAACCACGAATTTGAAAATAAGATTGTAAAGGAAGTAGATCAACAACCCCCATAATAATAGTTTCATCATGCCTCAAAGATAAAACATTAACCTAACCTCGCCCCGGCATCACCCCTCGAAAGGTGGAGGGGATGAGGTTAATTTGGAGCGTAAGGGTTAAATACACTACATTTGCACTAGGAAAAGAACAACAGAAGGGAACGGAAGCGTTCCCTTCTTCTATTTAGATATGTCAACAGAAACACAAATAGCGAAGATCGA
Above is a genomic segment from Sediminibacterium sp. KACHI17 containing:
- a CDS encoding PfkB family carbohydrate kinase translates to MYDICCIGHLTHDKIVTPHHTVHMAGGTSFYFSHAIKKMPVRYHLVTSLAKTDIAFAEDLIQAGIDTTVLSSEHTVYFENIYPDQSDHREQKVLFTADPFQFADIAALQSSIFHLGPLLAEDMSAELIQALAAKSRVSLDVQGYLRKVIDQEVVATSWSQAKQVLPYISILKANETEAEKLTGLSDHYGAAKYLADTGVKEVIITLGSKGSLIYAEGNFYEVPAIQPSAVVDATGCGDTYMAGYLYKRFQKASYYEAGIFGAAMASVKIAASGPFNGTETAITDLLNS
- a CDS encoding HAD family phosphatase; amino-acid sequence: MNVVKNILFDLGGIFLNIDYQKTEQAFVDLGVKEFNQFFSQQFSNTLFESLETGKITPVDFYDAFRKETKTSLSDEAIENAWNAMLLDFPKERLQWLEEIGQRYPIYLFSNTNIIHYQCFIDKFEKQFPQSSFNDYFRKAYYSHELGMRKPYPDSYRKIMELENLDPAETLFIDDTPKNIEGAQQAGLQTILLNNGRTVLDLGF